GCGGGACGCCCGGCACCAGGCCCCCGTGCACCACGCGCACGTTGAGCTCGGGGAAGGACAGGTGCAGGGGCAGCGATTCGAGGTAGGCCCAGTCCGCGTCCGTGAGGGTGTCCAGCACCTGCTTGTGCTCGGGCTTGAGCTTCTTGTGCTTGGGCATCTCCCCCTTGTGCCAGCGCAACACATGCTCGTCGTGGTTGCCGCGCACCGCGAGCATCCCGCGCTCCCTCGCCCGGCGCACCACTCCCGCCGAGTCTGGTCCCTTGGCCACGAGGTCTCCCACCAGCACCACCCGGTCTCCTGGACGGTGGCCGCACTCCTCCAGCAGCGCGTCGAGCTCCTCCGCGCACCCGTGCACGTCTCCGATGAAGAGGGTCCGGGTCATGCGCGCTCCGTTCCTCCCGGCGCCAGTGACTCCGTGGGGGGTTGCACCTTCCAGCGCCGGTGCAGCCACAGCCACTGGCCCGGGTTGCGCCGGATGTGACGCTCCAGCACCGCCGTCACCGCCGCCGTGTGCGCCGCGATGGGATCCTGCCCCTCCTGGACCGTGGGGGCGGGGATGGGTCCCTCCACCTCCAACCGCAGGATGCGCCCGCTCGCGTCGCGCACGCCCATCACCACGAACACCGGCGCCCCGGTGCGCTGGGCCACCACCGCCATCGCCGGCGTGGTGGACGCCGGCCGCCCGAAGAAGGGGACGAACACCGCCGCCTTCGCCGGCAGTGCTTGATCCAACAGCATCAACACCGACTCGCCCAACCCCACCGCTTCCTGCGCCTGGGCGATGGCGCCCTTGGGGTAGATGAGGCCCGCGCCCGCGGCCACCCGGTTGTCCACGATGCGCATGTTGAGCGCCCCCTTCAGCGGGCGCACCAGCGCG
This sequence is a window from Cystobacter ferrugineus. Protein-coding genes within it:
- a CDS encoding lysophospholipid acyltransferase family protein, producing MSSSPSPSSSLTRIPPAPRLSQVMGERPSAGVGWLANRVMDALSALPASVRDGLARFVGWLAFTLGIRRRVALENLAHAFPEKSEAERRGIALEAYITMARVVIESIDTRDHVDLSWAAPEASGDWEALKAHVATGQGALLVTAHFGNWERAGKLFVQRGIPLNALVRPLKGALNMRIVDNRVAAGAGLIYPKGAIAQAQEAVGLGESVLMLLDQALPAKAAVFVPFFGRPASTTPAMAVVAQRTGAPVFVVMGVRDASGRILRLEVEGPIPAPTVQEGQDPIAAHTAAVTAVLERHIRRNPGQWLWLHRRWKVQPPTESLAPGGTERA
- a CDS encoding metallophosphoesterase, which translates into the protein MTRTLFIGDVHGCAEELDALLEECGHRPGDRVVLVGDLVAKGPDSAGVVRRARERGMLAVRGNHDEHVLRWHKGEMPKHKKLKPEHKQVLDTLTDADWAYLESLPLHLSFPELNVRVVHGGLVPGVPLEKQEPELMLNLRSITSEGEPSKKLEAGVPWASLWRGPELIIFGHDALRGVQRHPHAIGLDSGCVYGRRLTAYVLPEARFYSVTAKRTYLDIDG